In one Ochotona princeps isolate mOchPri1 chromosome 16, mOchPri1.hap1, whole genome shotgun sequence genomic region, the following are encoded:
- the IZUMO1 gene encoding izumo sperm-egg fusion protein 1 isoform X2, whose amino-acid sequence MGPCCALRWAALAGCLLAVRGCVTCDDRVKAALESLEKEYLPSHLEAQHHKNVMKRVHEALKQFEDQPFKEESYMGVLDENYLDQVAWSFLKDLKRITDSDVKGELFVKELFWMVQQQKEQFVRMAAQFQQEAYCPNKCGTMLQVMIWCSTCKKQIHPCRKSKECGERKVDVHLLEDMILDCKLPWHQASQGLTDYSFYRVWVNKSETLLAKGKEPFLTKTSASPEDAGSYRCELGTVSSGPATIIHFQVTVLPLKAKEEEQPPNVVVNTEGNAGEAIPASPGSSSPTLQPPQPESMLRNRLVGLLICCIAVLIAGVATA is encoded by the exons ATGGGGCCCTGCTGTGCCCTGCGCTGGGCAGCTctggctggctgcctgcttgCCGTCAGGGGCTGTGTCACGTGTGATGACAGGGTGAAGGCGGCGCTCGAGTCCCTGGAGAAGGAGTACCTGCCTAGCCATCTGGAGGCTCAGCATCACAAAAACGTAATGAAGAGGGTCCACGAGGCCCTGAAGCAATTCGAGGACCAACCCTTTAAAGAGGAGTCCTACATGGGTGTCCTTG ATGAGAACTACCTGGACCAAGTAGCTTGGAGTTTCTTGAAAGATCTGAAACGCATCACAGACAGCGATGTGAAAG GTGAGCTATTCGTCAAGGAGCTGTTCTGGATGGTGCAGCAGCAAAAAGAGCAGTTTGTCCGCATGGCGGCACAGTTCCAGCAAGAGG CTTATTGTCCCAACAAGTGCG GGACCATGTTACAGGTTATGATCTGGTGCAGTACCTGCAAGAAGCAGATTCATCCGTGCCGGAAATCCAAGGAGTGTGGGG AGCGCAAGGTGGATGTGCATCTGTTGGAGGACATGATCCTGGACTGCAAGCTCCCCtggcatcaggcttcccaaggcCTCACCGACTACAGCTTCTACAGG GTTTGGGTGAACAAGTCTGAGACCTTGCTGGCCAAGGGGAAGGAGCCCTTCCTGACCAAAACCTCAGCGAGTCCGGAAGATGCAGGCAGTTACCGCTGCGAACTGGGCACTGTGAGCTCGGGCCCGGCCACCATCATACATTTCCAAGTCACAG TGCTGCCCCTAAAGgccaaggaggaggagcagccgcCAAACGTCGTCGTTAATACTGAAGGGAACGCGGGAGAGGCGATCCCGGCAAGCCCGGGGTCCTCGTCCCCAACCCTCCAGCCCCCGCAGCCCGAGAGCATGCTGAGGAACCGCCTGGTGGGATTGCTCATCTGCTGCATCGCGGTGCTGATAGCCGGCGTCGCCACCGCGTGA
- the IZUMO1 gene encoding izumo sperm-egg fusion protein 1 isoform X1 → MGPCCALRWAALAGCLLAVRGCVTCDDRVKAALESLEKEYLPSHLEAQHHKNVMKRVHEALKQFEDQPFKEESYMGVLDENYLDQVAWSFLKDLKRITDSDVKGELFVKELFWMVQQQKEQFVRMAAQFQQEAYCPNKCGTMLQVMIWCSTCKKQIHPCRKSKECGERKVDVHLLEDMILDCKLPWHQASQGLTDYSFYRVWVNKSETLLAKGKEPFLTKTSASPEDAGSYRCELGTVSSGPATIIHFQVTVLPLKAKEEEQPPNVVVNTEGNAGEAIPASPGSSSPTLQPPQPESMLRNRLVGLLICCIAVLIAGVATAMLCRGKGITKTQSSHLDLDEKASSSKTSQKAAD, encoded by the exons ATGGGGCCCTGCTGTGCCCTGCGCTGGGCAGCTctggctggctgcctgcttgCCGTCAGGGGCTGTGTCACGTGTGATGACAGGGTGAAGGCGGCGCTCGAGTCCCTGGAGAAGGAGTACCTGCCTAGCCATCTGGAGGCTCAGCATCACAAAAACGTAATGAAGAGGGTCCACGAGGCCCTGAAGCAATTCGAGGACCAACCCTTTAAAGAGGAGTCCTACATGGGTGTCCTTG ATGAGAACTACCTGGACCAAGTAGCTTGGAGTTTCTTGAAAGATCTGAAACGCATCACAGACAGCGATGTGAAAG GTGAGCTATTCGTCAAGGAGCTGTTCTGGATGGTGCAGCAGCAAAAAGAGCAGTTTGTCCGCATGGCGGCACAGTTCCAGCAAGAGG CTTATTGTCCCAACAAGTGCG GGACCATGTTACAGGTTATGATCTGGTGCAGTACCTGCAAGAAGCAGATTCATCCGTGCCGGAAATCCAAGGAGTGTGGGG AGCGCAAGGTGGATGTGCATCTGTTGGAGGACATGATCCTGGACTGCAAGCTCCCCtggcatcaggcttcccaaggcCTCACCGACTACAGCTTCTACAGG GTTTGGGTGAACAAGTCTGAGACCTTGCTGGCCAAGGGGAAGGAGCCCTTCCTGACCAAAACCTCAGCGAGTCCGGAAGATGCAGGCAGTTACCGCTGCGAACTGGGCACTGTGAGCTCGGGCCCGGCCACCATCATACATTTCCAAGTCACAG TGCTGCCCCTAAAGgccaaggaggaggagcagccgcCAAACGTCGTCGTTAATACTGAAGGGAACGCGGGAGAGGCGATCCCGGCAAGCCCGGGGTCCTCGTCCCCAACCCTCCAGCCCCCGCAGCCCGAGAGCATGCTGAGGAACCGCCTGGTGGGATTGCTCATCTGCTGCATCGCGGTGCTGATAGCCGGCGTCGCCACCGC GATGCTGTGCCGGGGCAAGGGGATCACTAAGACCCAGTCCTCCCACCTGGACCTGGACGAGAAGGCTTCTTCCTCCAAGACATCACAGAAGGCCGCCGACTGA